AACACCCCGCGTAGGGGCGGATTTCAAACCCGCCCGTACCAGACCCGCCCGTACCAGACCCGCCCGTACCAGACCCGTCACGGGGGCGGGTTTCAAACCCGCCCCTACCATTTTATCAGGGGGAGGGCTTCAGCGGTCCCGGGTTCCGGATTCGGGTCTTGGCTTATGTCCAGACTCGTTTTCGCGCGCAAGCGGTATCGCACGCCGGCGACGGGTTTCAAGGTCCGGACTGCGGATTACGGCCGCCACGTCTTCTTTCGGGGTTGCACCCGGAACAAATCCGGAACAAGAGACTGCCGCCGACACGTCTTTTTCAGTCCCCGCCGTATTCCCGGCTTGAGGGCTCAGTCTTGCGGAATCCCCAATGTTTACGCCGTCTTGTCCCCCGGAATGTCGCGGCTGCGGCGGGCGTATAATTGGTGGGCGATACTGGGCTCGAACCAGTGACCTCCGCCGTGTGAAGACGGCGCTCTAACCAGCTGAGCTAATCGCCCACAGGCTCGCCGTTATGCTAGCATAGGCCCTGCTCGAGGTTCAATCCGTCTGGAATCGTGTGGAATCGTCCTGTCTGGAATCGTCCTGTCTGGAGTCGTCCTGTCTGGAGTCGGCCTGTCTGGAGTCGGCCTGTCTGGAGTCGGCCTGTCTGGAATCGTCCTGTCTGGAATCGTCCTGTCTGGAATCGTCCGTCCGGAGTCGGCCTGTCTGGAATCGTCCGTCCGGAGTCGGCCTGTCTTTCACGGGTTTGTGTTGCCTGGCGGACATGTGGCAGGATTTTTGTTCGCATATCGTCCTGGGTGCCGCCGGGAAATATCGCAATCAGGAAGGGGAATTGACATGCCGGAGCGGGATTCGAAAGCGCAGGGCCATTTTACGTGGCGGTTTATGAAGGAAGTGTTTCGCACGACAAAGACCACGGGCGCGGTGGGGCCGAGCAGCATGGCGCTGGCGGAGGAGGTCACGGAACGCGCGCAATTGCAGCGCGCTGACGTTATCGTCGAGTTCGGGTCGGGTACGGGCGTCTTTACGGAGGTGATCGAGCGTAAGAAGAAGCCGGGCGCCTATTTCCTGGCGCTGGACGTGAATCCCGAGTTCGTAACGGCAACGCGGGAGCGGTGTCCGCAGGTGCATGTGGTGGAGGGGAGCGCGGAAGACACGGCGAAGTTCCTGCGGGAAGCCGGTTACGATCATTGTGATGTGATTGTCTCCGGGTTGCCTTGGACGCTGTTTCCGGAAGAATTGCAGGACCGGATTCTGGGCGCCGCGCATGATGTGCTGGGGCCGGGCGGGCGTTTCGTGACGTTCGCATACACGTTGAGCCCGCTGTTTCATTCGGGCAAGCGTTTTTTCAAGGGCAAGCTGCCCGCAAAGTTCCCGCGCGTGACCCGTTCGGGCGCGATCTGGAAGAATTTCCCGCCGGCGCACGTGTATATTGCCGACAAGGACTGATTCTAGAGCAGCGTTCAGCGCTCGTGGCGCTCCTTTGGCGCGGGCACGTGGGAATTCGTAATGTCCAAGAAATCCGCATTGATGGTCTGGGGCGGCTGGTTGGGGCACCAGCCGAGAGAGTGCGTCGCACTTTTCGCGGCGGAACTCGAGCGCGAGGGTTTCGAGGTTACGGTTTCGGATTCGCTGGCATCGTTTGAAGATAACGCCGAACTTGCAAGCTACAGCCTTATCGTGCCGTGCTGGACCATGGGCGAGTTGTCGGGTGCTCAGGAGAAGGGCTTGCTTGATGCGGTCCGGGCGGGAACGGGGCTCGCGGGCTGGCACGGAGGGATGTGCGACGCGTTCCGCAACAGTCCTGCGTATCAGTTCATGACGGGCGGGCAATGGGTGGAGCATCCGGGCGGTATCGTCGAGTACACGGTGAATATCGTACGGAGAGACGACCCGGTAGTGGCCGGGCTGGACGACTTTCGGATGCGTTCGGAACTGTATTACATGCACGTTGACCC
This region of Candidatus Hydrogenedentota bacterium genomic DNA includes:
- a CDS encoding ThuA domain-containing protein: MVWGGWLGHQPRECVALFAAELEREGFEVTVSDSLASFEDNAELASYSLIVPCWTMGELSGAQEKGLLDAVRAGTGLAGWHGGMCDAFRNSPAYQFMTGGQWVEHPGGIVEYTVNIVRRDDPVVAGLDDFRMRSELYYMHVDPSNEVLASVTVDGAVYPWIAGCVMPAVWKRAYGRGRVFYSALGHQVSDFDVPECFAVMKRGMLWANRSAETEQTS
- a CDS encoding methyltransferase domain-containing protein, yielding MPERDSKAQGHFTWRFMKEVFRTTKTTGAVGPSSMALAEEVTERAQLQRADVIVEFGSGTGVFTEVIERKKKPGAYFLALDVNPEFVTATRERCPQVHVVEGSAEDTAKFLREAGYDHCDVIVSGLPWTLFPEELQDRILGAAHDVLGPGGRFVTFAYTLSPLFHSGKRFFKGKLPAKFPRVTRSGAIWKNFPPAHVYIADKD